In Pan troglodytes isolate AG18354 chromosome 20, NHGRI_mPanTro3-v2.0_pri, whole genome shotgun sequence, the genomic window TGCCCTTCCCTCAGTCTGTGTGCTCAGACCAGGCAGGCCAAGTGGCCCATCCTGCCGGCTGGGTGCCTGTGCCAGAACCTAGGCAGTCCCTGTGGTGTGGATTTGGCTTCCCCCACCTGGCTCTTGGCCTCAACTGAGGTCCCCAGCGGCGTTGGGGTAGCCCGGGGCCCACCACCCTCCCTCTGTCCAGAGCAACTTTGCTATGCTTTCCCGgctgcacacatgcacagacgGCAGGGCCTGAGAGGCAGCGCCTGGCCACATCCCGGGCACTGCCTGCTTCCCCGTGAGTCTTTGGCAGGTCCCTCACACCTGCCAGGTCTAGTAATAGGACATAAAGATGAGCCACCAGCCTCCCAATCTCAGGTGGAATTCGTGAGCTGGTGCAGGTCAGGTACCCGTGGTGGTGATGAAACACTGATCAGAATAGGCGCTCGGTGCCACTGTCACAGGAGTGCAGGAACGAATGGATGACAGGCTGGGAGCACCCAGGGTTGGGGGTCTTGGGGTCCTTTGGAAGCTCTGCCAGGCAGTGTGGGATGTGTCACCTGACGCCAgcacccctccctgccccactcccaGGAAACATGTTTCCTACCATTGGTGACGTCCACCTTGCACCCTTCACGGATGAACAGCTCTACATGGAGCAGTTCACCAAGGCCAACTTCTGGTGAGTGTGCCCTGGGTGTCCCGCCTGGGCCCCACAGCCTGCCTTCTCAGGGACAGCCCCAGCTCCCCAGAGAGCCTGCACTCCTCTTTTTCTGAAAGACTTGGGCTAGATGAGGGCTGactgggagagaaggcagggctaCCCCACCTGCCTCTTCTGCAGCCCTGACCTTGCTGTGGGGGTGGGGCCTGTCCACAGGTACCAGCCATCCTTCCATGGAGTGGACCTGTCGGCCCTCCGAGGTGCCGCGGTGGATGAGTATTTCCGGCAGCCTGTGGTGGTGAGTAGGGCCTCCAGGGTACTGCTGCAGTGATCACTTGCCATTGCTGTGCAGCTGTGCAGCCCTCAGGAAGCTACAGCCCCTCTCTGAGCCCTCTCCTCTGCCCTGCACAGCGCTCTCACAGAGATTTGGGCCAAAAGTGTCAATGCATGTAGACACTTAGCACACAGCAAACATGCAATACATGTGGACCATTGTTAGATGAGGCTAAGGCGGGGGGGCATTTaggcttaggagttcaagatcagcccgggCCACACAGACGCcatcactatttttaaaattaaaataaataaataataaaaataaaaaagaaccatTACTAGATGAATTTATCCTTGGTGAGCTGATgtgatttattgattgattttatttgagatttttgatACATAGAtccatgatttaaaaatcaaaaggaaaaaaaagctaggtgcagtgggtcacacctgtaatcccagcactttgggaggccaaggcgggcagatcacgaggttaggagattgagaccaacacggtgaaaccccatctctactaaaaatacaaaaaattagccagacgtggtggcgggtgcctgtagtcccagctactcaggaggctgaggcaggaacccgggaggcagagcttccagtgagccgagatcgcaccactgcactccagcctgggcgacagagtgagactccgtctcaaaaaaaaagaaaaaaaagttccattttattctgttttccccCTGCTCTTGATGTTTTTCATTCGTTTTGGGAGACTCTTAGACTATCTTGGATAATATCTCTTTAAACACTACGTCTGCCCCATTCTTTCTCCTTCTGGGATTCCAATTACGTGTACAGTGAACCTTTTCACCATATCTCAGATGATTGTTATACTCTTTGCTGTCTTTcccatccatttttttctctcattttctttttcttttttttttttttttttgagacggagtcttgctctgttgcccaggctggagtgctgtggcatgatgtcagctcactgcaacctccactttccgggctcaagcgattctcagactcctgagtagctgggagtacaggcgcttgccaccactcccagctagttttttgtaattttagtagagatggggtttcgccatgttggccaggctggtctgaaactcctgaccttaggtgatccacccacctcagcctcccaaagtgctgggattacaggcgtgagccaccatgcccagcgtgtTCAGTCTTTTGTGATATCACTGGGGAGTGAATGAGTGAAAAAAGCAGGAAATATTTTGGTGGTATTATGCAAATTTTGTATTATGATGAGGGTGCCTTGGAAGAGGCCACAGTTTGAGAAGGTGCTGCTTTATGGTACAGCCTTTGGTAATGTTAATGCAAGTCCAGTGGTTAGCCTCATTACCAATATGCTGCTGAACCACCCGTtagcttttattgttttttgaaacaggatctcactctgttccccaggctggagtacagtggctcaatcacttCATGGCTTACTTCAGCCTCGATCACCCAgacgcaagtgatcctcctgcctcagcttcccaagtagctggaactataggagtgtgccaccatgcccagctaatttattttttttgtagatatggggcctcactgtgttactcaggctggtcttgaactcctgacctcaggtgatccgtccgcctcggcctcccaaagtgctgggattataggcataagccactgcacctggcgttGAGCCTCTTATTATCGGCTTTCTGCTTGGTGTCTTAGCCTCTGATGCCCTGCCTCGCTCAAAGCTCAGGAGTTGGCCAATTTCACAAGCACACTGAGTGTGCaccgcccacctcgccctcctGCACTTATTTCCCTTTGCTTTGACATCACAGCCCCTTGAGTCCGAGCTGCCTTGGTAACCCTGAGCTCCCATTTTGCTTTCCCCACCCAAGGAAGCTGCTGAAAGGTCGAGGTGGCCGTTTTCTGCCCTCCCCATGGGGAAAAGGTAGAGGCCAGAAAGGGCTCCCTCCAGAAAGGGCATTTCCCTCCTTTCCAGGAGCTTGATCCCCAAAATCCTGGCCGCTCTGGTTGGTCACCAGTGCTTCCAACAACtggtttattcttttctttggattttattcGGTTTACATAGTTCATGGCAGGTGTGTTAGTTGGATATAAACATTGCTGGGAGTGGACAGCAGCAccagtgttgttgttgtttttaagagacagggtctccctgtgtttcccaggcttgaTTCACACTCtcgggcttaagcgatcctcctgcctcagcctcctgagtagctggagttacagacATACAATTCCACACCCAGCTAGCACCTAGTTCTTCAACTTGCTTTTTTGGTTAACTTGCTTAATGATTTAGCTTGGAGATCTTTCCCCATCTGTTCATAAAGAGCCTCTTCATTCTTTCTCACGTCCGCATGGTCTTTGATGGGAGAGCCATCACTGGTTTAATTAGATGGTTTCCAGTGTGTCGCTACCACGGACAATCTAATTATACATGTAAGTTTGTTGATGTGTTCATGTATCTGGAGGTTAAACTCCTGTAGTGCCAAATCTTTTATGTGGATAAACACTTGTCATTTGGAGAGCTGTCACCTAATTGCCCTCGGTGGCGTTGTGCCGGTTCCCCCTCCTCACGGCGTGTCTGGGAAGAGCAAGCTCGTTTTAGCTGCACAGCCTAGAAGCCGTGGGcagacctgggggaaggggcagggctcTCCCCTCCCATGCTGGCCCTGGCGTCAGATGCCACGTCACACCTGTGGTCTCTCCCAGGACACATTTGACATCCGGATCCTGATGGCCAAGTCTGTCAAGTACACGGTGAACTTCTTAGAAGCCAAAGAAGGAGATTTGCACAGGTACTGGCACCCACACTCCATCCTCCCAGGCCTGGCTCAGGCCGAAGGTCAGGGCCACCCCTGGCTCCCGCCGGCATCCTGCCGTCCCAGGGCAGATGGTGGGCGGGGGCCCCAGGCCTCTGCACCTGGCACCCCCTCTTCTCTCTCGGCAGCGCCTGTCTGGCTTCCCCAGCAGCCACTGCCCTTTGCCTTCCAGGATAGAAATCCCATTCAAATTCCACATGCTGCATTCAGGGCTGGTCCACGGCCTGGCTTTCTGGTTTGACGTTGCTTTCATCGGCTCCATGTGAGTGCCGCAGAGCAGCCCGTGctgcctcctccccactcccagggCTTCCTGCAGCTGCAACCTGACTGGGGGGGTGGAACATGGCTCCAGGTTCCACCATCCCTTCCAATgggagtgagagcctgtctcggAGCAAGAGACTGTtgtgggtggggtgtgtgtgtgtgtgtgtgtgtgtgtgtgtcctgtgtTCCCAGTGTCTGTCCCTCATGGGTCTGTGTCTGTCTCTTGGCACATGTCAGGGTGAGTAGGGATCTCGTGGTTGCAGGCCCCTCATGTGTACATGTATGCCTGCTCATGTTTGTGTCTGGGACTGCCTGGGGGCCAGCCTGTCTCTGCTCCAGGGTCCCAGGGGTCCCTGGCAGAGGGGGCAGGTGCTTGGGGAGGACTCAAGGCATACAAGGTGGTGGCTCCAGTGGTGGCGCCGGCCCAGTCAAGTATGTGCCTGTCCCTGCTCCACAGAATGACCGTGTGGCTGTCCACAGCCCCGACAGAGCCCCTGACCCACTGGTACCAGGTGCGGTGCCTGTTCCAGTCACCACTGTTCGCCAAGGCAGGGGACACGCTCTCAGGGACATGTCTGCTTATTGCCAACAAAAGGTGCGACTACTCCCTGGGGCTGGTGGTGGTGGGCAGGGGTCCATCCGCCCAGCAGCTCATGCCACGGCCTGCACCCTCTCTGCAGACAGAGCTACGACATCAGTATTGTGGCCCAGGTGGACCAGACCGGCTCCAAGTCCAGTAACCTCCTGGATCTGAAAAACCCCTTCTTCAGGTAGGAGGGGCCCCTTGCCTGCACAGGGGGGGCGCCCCGGCCCTGCAACCCCCTTGCCCCTGCCCATGGCTCTGTCTCTGCCATAGATACACAGGCACAACGCCCTCACCCCCACCCGGCTCCCACTACACATCTCCCTCGGAAAACATGTGGAACACGGGCAGCACCTACAACCTCAGCAGCGGGATGGCCGTGGCAGGTGAGCAGGGCCCACCCCAATGCCCAGCCAACCCGGGAGGCCACCCTCACCGCAGGCCTGGCCCCTCTGCCTCCAGCCCTGACGTCTCCCTCTCTGGACACAGGGATGCCGACCGCCTATGACCTGAGCAGTGTTATTGCCAGTGGCTCCAGCGTGGGCCACAACAACCTGATTCCTTTAGGTGAGTGTCCCCCAGGGCCAGGGGCAGCAGGGAGCCGTGCCCAGGACTGCCCAGGGGCCGGGAAGGGCCTGTGGCAACCAGGGTCGGCCTCTGCTTGGTCCTTTCAccttttcctcttcctgggggctctCGGCCGAGGCTCTCCGTCCTCTCTGCCTCGCTCTGCAGCCTGCTGCTGCGCATGGGCTGGGTGGCTGGGGGCGGTGACGCcgtctcccttccttctttcctccctctcgcTGCGCAGCCAACACGGGGATTGTCAATCACACCCACTCCCGGATGGGCTCCATAATGAGCACGGGGATTGTCCAAGGTAACGAGGGTGGCGGGGGCAGGGCCCGTGGGGGCCGAGCTAGCGTGTGAGTCGCCATCCTCTGTCCGGCCGCCCACCTGCCCTCTtgcctgccctttctctctctctgtgactCTGCCTGGGGGCTGGGCGGGCCAGGGCAGCCCCTCACTGCCATTGCCTGCTCCACAGGGTCCTCCGGCGCCCAGGGCAGTGGTGGTGGCAGCACGAGTGCCCACTATGCAGTCAACAGCCAGTTCACCATGGGCGGCCCCGCCATCTCCATGGCGTCGCCCATGTCCATCCCGACCAACACCATGCACTACGGCAGCTAGGGGCCCGCCCCGCGGACTGACAGCACCAGGAAACCAAATGATGTCCCTGCCCGCCGCCCCCGCCGGGCAGCTTTCCCCCTTGTACTGGAGAAGCTCGAACACCCGGTCACAGCTCTCTTTGCTATGGGAACTGGGACACTTTTTTACACGATGTTGCCGCCGTCCCCACcctaacccccacctcccggccCTAAGCGTGTGTCGCTGCCATATTTTACACAAAATCATGTTGTGGGAGCCCTCGTCCCCCCTCCTGCCCGCTCTACCCTGACCTGGGCTTGTCATCTGCTGGAACAGGCGCCATGGGGCCTGCCAGCCCTGCCTGCCAGGTCCCTTAGCACCTGTCCCCCTGCCTGTCTCCAGTGGGAAGGTAGCCTGGCCAGGCGGGGCCTCCCCTTCGACGACCAGGCCTCGGTCACAACAGACGTGACATgctgctttttttaattttatttttttacgaAAAGAACCAGTGTCAATCCGCAGACCCTCTGTGAAGCCAGGCCGGCCGGGCCGAGCCAGCAGCCCCTCTCCCTAGACTCAGAGGCGCCGCGGGGAGGGGTGGCCCCGCCGAGGCTTCAGGGGCCCCCTCCCCACCAAAGGGTTCACCTCACACTTGAATGTACAACCCACCCCACTGTCGGGAAGGCCTCCGTCCTCGGCCCCTGCCTCTTGCTGCTGTCCTGTCCCCGAGCCCCTGCAGgtccccccccccgccccccaactcAAGAGTTAGAGCAGGTGGCTGCAGGCCTTGGGCCCGGAGGGAAGGCCACTGCCGGCCACTTGGGGCAGACACAGACACCTCAAGGATCTGTCACGGAAGGCGTCCTTTTTCCTTGTAGCTAACGTTAGGCCTGAGTAGCTCCCCTCCATCCTTGTAGACGCTCCAGTCCCTACTACTGTGACGGCATTTCCATCCCTCCCCTGCCCGGGAAGGGACCTTGCAGGGACctctccctccaaaaaaaaaaaaagaaaaaaaaaaaagaaagaaaaaaagaaaaagaaagaaaaaataaatgaggaaacgTGTTGCAGCACAGGcagttttcttctccttctgctcCCCTGTTTCTCATACCCCCAAACTCAGATGCTGGAGCTCAGGCCTGCCGTGTGTGCACCCAGGCAGGAGCGGGCGCTGTCCAGGCTGGGCCGCCCCCTTGGCTCTCCCTCCTGTTCCAGGGGAGCCATAGGAGGGAAAGCAGGTGGCCCAGGGGGGATATGGGGGCCCCAGCCCTGTCCCAAAGCTCCCTGCTTGGCTGCCCCTCGCCCGCCTTTATATAAATTCTCTGAATCACCTTTgcatagaaaataaaagtgtttgcTTTGTAAGAAAAGTCTGGAAAGTAGCAGAATCATCTCAAGGTGTCAAAGGAGCCTTCAGTCATCGTCTGGGGGGCAGGACAGGCAGAGGGGCTGGTCCACTTAGGTGTTGCCTGAAAGAAAGAATTGTCTGGGAGTGGCCCCAGAACCTCTCGCCTTGACTGGGAGTGGGAGGGCAGCCCCCTTAGCCCAGCTGGGAATAGTCCTTACCTGTGGGACCCGGGCCTTCCTAGGAGGGGGCCAGGGACTGCGGCAAGGTAGGGGACAGCGCGATGTTTGAGGGCAGAGATGTGATTTGGGGTGGAGGAGCCACGTTCTCCGGAGGCAGCGACTGGAAGAAGTACAACTGCACAAGACCCCTGGGGTCAGAGGCAGGGCCAGCCCATGCCCCCCCAGCCCCTCGGCCCCACCTGTGGCCACCCCAGACCCGTACCTTACAGCCCATGGCCAGGAGGGCGTGGAGCAGCACGACCACGGACAGCAGCACCGTGGCCACCAGCCTGGTGTCCTCACGGACCACGGGCCAGAGGGTGAATACCAGCCCGGCGGCTGACAGGCCCAGGGCCAGCGCCCCAAAGAGCCACTGCAGCCAAGGCACAGGGATGAGCCACAGGACCTGGGAGCAACACAGCGGCAGGTGACCATGCCAGTCCCCACAGCCACCACCCACTCCGCACCAGGCCACCCTCACCACCATGGGAATGAGGCGGCAGGTGACCATGCCAGTGTCCCCACACAGCCACCACCCACTCCGCACCAGGCCACACTCACCACCATGGGGATGAAGACAAAGAGGGAGTAGCCGTAGATGCACACAGTCTCCAGGAAGGTGTAGGGCCCCATGCGCTCCTGGACACCCTTGCGCCACCGCAGGAAGCCCCACAGGGCCAGGGGCACCAGCCACGCATAGCAGTAGATGCTGATGCCTGCCACGGTCACTGGGGGCAAGGTGAGCAGTCACCCCCTGTACCCCAGGGCCCTGCCAGGCATTGGGCCTGCCCGTCTGCTTACCCTTGTGGAACTGGGGGCTGTAGTGGATGGAGGGGTCCCTCCTCTGGGCCAGCACCAGCGTCAGGTTGCCAGTGACGGCCAGGACGAAGGCCAACGTGGCACAGATCCAGAAGGGGCCTGGGGGTAGGGGGCACAGTCAGGGTCCCGGGCCCTGCACTCCCAGGACAAGCAGACATGTATCCTGACTGAACTGTGCTGAGACCCCAGCCTCTTCCTAAGCACCTTGCCTGACTCACCAGGACACCGGGGGCCTCCTGGTGGCTGAGCCCAGTGCTGGCTGTCAGTTCATCCCCCTCCCGGAAACACTCAGGACTGCACACCCTTGGCCTGTGTCTCACCTCATTGGTGCCAATTCCTCAACCCCTGTCACCTCCTCTTTGACTCTCTGACCCCTTCAGCCATGGGGAGCAGCCAGGCCCAGTTCTTGGCCCCTCCCATGTCTGCGTTCACCCGTAGTGTGACCTCCTTCAAGCCCAGGGCCTTATGCCTCCTCTAGAGCCCAGGGCTCTGCCCTGAGCACTGCAGGCTCCAGTTCAAGCTCCCGGATGGGCATCTCCGGCTTCATCCACACCCTTGCCCTCTGCCCTCACTGCCAAGCTGGTCCCGTGGATACGTGGCAACTCTATCCATCCCGTAGTCCAGGCAGAAATCCCTAGAGCCTGCCTCCGCTCCTAAcctcccactccccccacccccacctatCTAGCCACAAAGCCAGTCTCTTCTACTTCCCCAGCACGTTCCAGAATCCAGTGCCACTCTCCACATCCACAGTCCCCACCATGTGGCcacctccaccccagcctcctggctTCCGCCCTCGCCACTCATGATGGCGAGAGGGACCCCGAGAACACTTAAAGATCCATTCTCGGCCAGAtaacagtgactcacacctgtaattccagcacttaggaggccgaggcgggtggatcacctgaggtcaggagtttgagaccagcctggctaacacggtgaaactccgtccctaataaaaatataaaaattagccgggcgtggtggcacgtgcctgtaatcccagccactcaggaggctgaagcaggagaatcgcttgaatgcgggaggggaagattgcagtgagctgagatcacatcactgcactccagcctgggtgacagagtgagactgtctcaaaaaaaaaaaaaaaaaaaagatctcttcTTGCCACAGCATGGGAGGCCTGTGTGATCTGTCCCCTCGCCTGTGACCTCCCTGCAGCTCACTCGCTCCAGTGGTAATGCCGCCCTGCAGTTCATGCAAGTTCCTGCCATGAAGCTTACGTCGTTTCTGGAAGCCTCTTTTCCTAGgtctcccccacccctcctgtTGCCAACAAGGCTCATTCCCTCACCCTCCTCAGGGAGGCCTGCCCTGCTGCACCCTGCAGAACTGCAGGGCCGCTCCTCCTGTCTGCTCTGCTGCTCTCTACCCGGCACCCTCTGCAGTccttcatgtctctgtctccctgaACAGCAGGTAAGTCACACTATCTGAGTGACTGATTTGTCCGCAGCTATACACTGGCATCTGCAACTCAGGCCACACTTGTTGAGTGATCCATCAAGGAACCAAATGCACAACCTCACTCACCATACAGATCCGGCCGATTCCGCAGATGGTGCCGCACAAAGTTGTGGCCAGGCCGGGGCAGCAGTGAGCCTTTGATCCGGTCCAGGACCTGGGGGCAAGGCCAAGGTCAAGGATGGAAGTCTGCCAGGAGCTTCTCCCTTGTCCTGAGAGGCTCCTTCCCTGCTGACCTCCACCCTTCTCTCTCCATGCCCCACCTGAAAGAACTCAgcctttccctctctttttttttttttttttctttttttgagacagagtcttgctctgtcggccaggctggatggagtagtggcatgatctcggctcactgcaacctctgcctcccgagctcaagcaattctcctacctcagccacctgagtagctgggattacaggcatgtgccaccacgcctggctaatagttgtatttttaatagagacgggatttcaccatgttggccaggctggtcttgaactcctgacctcaggtaatccacccaccttggcctcccaaagtactgggattacaggcgtgagccaccgtgcccagccccctcttttttttccctctttttttttttgttttgagacggagtctcgctctgtcacccaggctggagtgcagtggtgccatctcggctcactgcaagctccgcctcctgggttcacaccattctcctgcctcagcctcccaaagagcagggactacaggcgcccgccaccacccccggctaattttttgtatttttagtagagatggggtttcaccgtgttagccaggatggtcttgatctcctgacctcatgatcctcccaccttggcctcccaaagtgctgggattacaggcgtgagccaccgcacccggcctcagcaccccctttttctttttgagacagagtctcactctgttcaggctggagtgcagtggcacgatcttggctcactaccacctccgcctcccaggttcaagtgattcttgagcctcagactcccgagtagctgggactacaggtgtgtgccaccatgcctggctaatttttgtatttttagtagagatggggtttcaccatgttggccaggctggtctccaactcctgacctcaagtgatccaccgcctcggcatcccaaagtgctaggattacaggcgccgaccactgcacttggctaatttttctattttattttattttttatttaattttattttatttatcttattttatttttgagacagagtctcattctttttgcccaggctggagtgcactggcgcgatcttggctcactgcaacctctgcctcgcggattcaagcgattctcctgcctcagcctccagagtagctgggattacaggcgcccaccacaaagcccggctaattttgttgtatttttagtagagatggggtttcaccatgtttggccaggctggtctcaaactcctgacctcaggtgatccacccacccaggcctctcaaagtgctgggattacagacatgagccaccccgcACCCggcagtttttgtatttttggtagagacggggtttccccatgttagccaggctggtcttgaactcctcaggttatctgcccacctcggcccccttaagtgctgggattacaggcaggagccactgcgcccagtccatCTTTGGTCTTCTGCATATGCTGTTCCCTGTGCCTAGAACATATACTTCTGCTTCCCTACCCTATTCCCCAGGGAAGCCTTCTGTCTCCTTTAGGTCTCAGCCAATTCCTCACCTCCCCCAGGAGGCCTTTCTCTAACCCACCAGATTGTGTGTGACCCCTGTGTTCCCATAGTCCCGATCCATAACCAGTCCCACCATAACCCTTTGAGAGCACCACAGTTCGTTCACCAGCACCCACCATCACCAGCACCCTGCCCAGGGGAAGAGTGGCTGAACCCTGAGCATAACTCTGAGCCCCATCCCACCTGCCTCCCCAGCCTGACCTGTGAGGTGTCCACGTCAAAGAAGCTCTGATAGTAGCTGAAGGTCCAGAATCCgggctgctgccgctgctgcttCTCCTGCAGGAGCTGCACATTGCGGGCATTCAGTGCCTGCCCGGAGAGCCTGGGTCAGCTGGGGGCTGCAAGGAGGCAGGACACAGGGACTCACCGCGGCCTTGTCactctcctcctccacctcatCCTCGGCTCCATAGCTGCCACCTGAGCCCACGGCCACAGCCACGTGCCCTTGTGGGGTCAGCTGATCGCTTCTGCTGGTGGTGGCTGCATCTGGGGTCTCAGCCAGAAGATTAGTGGCCTCCTCGAATTCTGTGGAGGAGGTATATGGGGGACACGCACGTTTGAGGGGTGGAAAGAACTCGACTGGGCCCAAGCTAAACCGATGCTCATCTGGGGGCGGAGGCTCTGCTGAGCCATTGATCTCCCCCAAGGTGGGGCCCAACTTCCTCAGTTTGGAGGCATCCGGAGGACATCTGTTCCCTTCCTCCTAAAGTGGAACTGCAACTTAGGGTTGACCCTGGGATGGGGTCAGGGTCTGGGGACGAGAGGCTCGGGTTTGAGGTCTGAGTTCAGGGCGGGGGCGGGGTTCGAGtcagagatgggtctcactccTGGGTCAGGGTTCACAGCCGCCTAGGCTTCGGGGTAGAGAAGTTGGAAGCCGCATGGGGGGGAGGTTCTGGCCCGGGGCGGGAGTGGGAGATCCGGCCACGTCGGGGCCGCACTCACCATGGAAGGTCAGCTCGTCGGCCGATGCCATGGTCGTTCAGGGGCGTCTCCGCATCCCTCGCTGAGGACAGAGACCGGTCAGGCACACTTCCCCCCCGCCCCCGAGCCGGTCCCTCGGCCCCCAGCCCTACCTGGCGACCAACTGCACCCACGGAGGCTTGAACTCGTCGTCCCGTCCCCACAGGTGCGCTCCGCCCCCCCTCACCTGAGGCCACCTGGGCCGGCGTGGCTGGggctctctgcgcctgcgcgtcTCGCCTACGCGTCAGAGTCCAACCTACTCAGACCTGACAGCAACATCCGGCGCCTGTCCTCTTTCTATCCTCTCCCGTTGGGAAGCCACTTCCGGTAAAGTTGGCGCTTGCGCAGAAGAGACTCCCGGGCTCTTAACGTCGGGTATCAGGAGTTTCTTCCCGGAGCAAGGACTCCCAAGACGGAAGAGGATGGCCGCGGCGGCTCTGAGGAGATTTTGGTCCCGGCGCCGCGCAGAGGCGGGCGACGCGGTAGTGGCGAAGCCGGGAGTGTGGGCGCGGCTGGGTGAGTAGCGGCGGAAGGCGGCAGGGTGGGTGGCCGCCGCGGCAGGGTGGGTGGCCGCCGCGGCCGGATCACTCTTACCGCGCTCCTCTCCCCTCAGGGTCCTGGGCCCGCGCGCTGCTCCGGGACTACGCCGAGGCCTGCAGGGACGCGGCGGCGGAGGCTAGGGCCCGGCCGGGGCGCGCCGCTGTGTATGTGGGTCTGCTGGGCGGCGCGGCGGCCTGCTTCACGCTGGCGCCCAGCGAGGGTGCCTTCGAGGAGGCGCTGCTGGAGGCGTCGGGGACCCTCCTGCTGCTGGCGCCGGCCACCCGCAACCGCGAGTCCGAAGCCTTCGTGCAGAGGCTGCTCTGGCTGCGGGGCCGTGGCCGCCTGCGCCACGTCAACCTGGGGCTCTGCTCGCTGGTGTACGAGGCGCCCTTCGACGCCCAGGCCAGCCTCTACCAGGCGCGTTGCCGCTACCTGCAGCCCCGCTGGACCGACTTCCCCGGCCGGGTCCTGGACGTGGGCTTCGTGGGTCGCTGGTGGGTGCTGGGGGCCCGGATGCGCGACTGCGACATCAACGACGACGAATTCCTGCACCTGCCGGCGCATTTGCGGGTGGTCGGGCCCCAGCAGCTGCATTCCGAGACTAACGAGCGGCTCTTCGATGAGAAGTACAAGCCTGTCGTGCTCACCGACGATCAGGTGGACCAGGCGCTGTGGGAGGAGCAGGTCTtgcagaaggagaagaaggacaGGCTCGCCCTGAGCCAGGCCCA contains:
- the YIPF2 gene encoding protein YIPF2 is translated as MASADELTFHEFEEATNLLAETPDAATTSRSDQLTPQGHVAVAVGSGGSYGAEDEVEEESDKAALLQEKQQRQQPGFWTFSYYQSFFDVDTSQVLDRIKGSLLPRPGHNFVRHHLRNRPDLYGPFWICATLAFVLAVTGNLTLVLAQRRDPSIHYSPQFHKVTVAGISIYCYAWLVPLALWGFLRWRKGVQERMGPYTFLETVCIYGYSLFVFIPMVVLWLIPVPWLQWLFGALALGLSAAGLVFTLWPVVREDTRLVATVLLSVVVLLHALLAMGCKLYFFQSLPPENVAPPPQITSLPSNIALSPTLPQSLAPS
- the TIMM29 gene encoding mitochondrial import inner membrane translocase subunit Tim29, encoding MAAAALRRFWSRRRAEAGDAVVAKPGVWARLGSWARALLRDYAEACRDAAAEARARPGRAAVYVGLLGGAAACFTLAPSEGAFEEALLEASGTLLLLAPATRNRESEAFVQRLLWLRGRGRLRHVNLGLCSLVYEAPFDAQASLYQARCRYLQPRWTDFPGRVLDVGFVGRWWVLGARMRDCDINDDEFLHLPAHLRVVGPQQLHSETNERLFDEKYKPVVLTDDQVDQALWEEQVLQKEKKDRLALSQAHSLVQAEAPR